From the genome of Cyanobacteria bacterium GSL.Bin1:
TCAGCGCGATCACGCGCTACTCAGTCAATTGATATTATTAAAAATTACGTTGATTGATCTTCCTTAGTCATTAGTCATTAGTCAAAAGTTGGGTTCTACATAGTGCAACCCAACCTGAGATCAGTTTAAGCAGTAGTTTCAGTTTCTAAGGAGGCTAAAGGATCGGGAATTTCTTCGGAAGGGGCTTGAAAACTTCCGGTTAAGACAAATTCTAGGCGTAACTTTAACCAATTAATGAAATTAACATTGGTAGAAATAACGGCAACAGAAGGCTGGGGACATTTTTCTTTAACTGACTTGAAACTCCCTGCTTCTAAAAATGCCGGCTGTTTAACTAACCAAAAGTCAATCTCTTTGTTATGTTCTTTGTAGTAACGATACCGTTCTTCTAAGACTTCTTGGAACGGTTCTTCTTCTAAAAGGAATTTTTGACTGGCTAAAACGTAGTAATAAGTTTGCATCGTTTCCTTACTGTTTGATGAGTGACTTCATTTCACGAACGGCTCGTTCTAATCCTACCAAGACCGCCCGACTAATGATACTATGACCGATGTTCAGTTCTTCCATACCGGGAATTGCCGCAACTGGGGCAACATTATAATACGTTAATCCGTGTCCTGCGTTAACTCGTAAGCCCAGAGAAAGGGCGCGATCGCTGCTTTGTTTTAACTGGGCTAATTCTGTTTCCCGAGTCTGTTCTGTTTTCGCTTCGGCGTATCTTCCCGTATGGAGTTCGATCAATTTTGCCCCCGTATCGGCGGCGGCTTGAATTTGCGTCGCATCGGGATCAATAAACCAACTCACCGGAATCCCTGCACCTTGTAATTGTTCGACTAGCTGCTTCATTCGGGATAAATCACCGGCAACATCTAACCCACCTTCGGTGGTGACTTCTTCCCGTTTTTCAGGGACAATGGTTACATAATCCGGCTTAATCTCTAAGGCAATGGCAACCATCTCCTCCGTCGGTGCCATTTCTAAGTTTAAGTGGGATTGTACTGTTTCTCGCAACAGACGAACATCGCGATCTTGAATGTGGCGGCGATCTTCTCGTAGATGCACGGTAATGCCATCCGCGCCACCGAGTTCGGCTAATACAGCTGCTGCAACGGGATCGGGTTCGATGGTACGTCGCGCTTGTCGAATGGTGGCAATATGATCGATATTCACCCCAAGGGTTACGGAGGGTTGTGGCTGAGTCATATTGGACAGATGAAAATAATAAGGCCAATCCAAGATAACATCTTCTTGGGCTCAAATCGCTGGAAAAGGTAGCATGGGTTTCCGGATTTCGGATAAAATCACCTCAAGAAGCATTACGAGGAGAAAGGATGAGTAATCGACCACTCGGCGTGGCAGTTGTGGGAACAGGCTTTGGACAAAAAGTCCATATCCCCGTGTTTCAGATTCATGAAGAAACCAAACCGGTTGCAGTCTATAATCCTAGCTTAGATAAAGCCCGCGCGATCGCTCAAGAGAACGATATTCCCCACGCCAGTAACCAACTCGATACGATTCTCTCTCTCCCTGATGTGGATGCCGTGAGTATTTCCACACCGCCCTTTTTACACTACGACATGGCAAAAGCGGTTCTCAACGCTGGGAAACATCTTCTCCTGGAAAAACCCTTGAACTTAAACGCGGAAGAAACTCGGGAACTCTATCATTTAGCCCAAGAAAAAGGAGTGGTTGCAGCCAGTGACTTTGAATTTCGCTGTGTACCGGAATGGCAACTCCTGGCAGAGTATTTAAAAAATGATTATGTCGGCAAAAAGCGACTGGTGAAAATCGATTGGGTGTTAGGGAGACGGGCAAATCCCGAAGGCAGCTGGAGTTGGTATGCCCAAAAAGAGAAAGGCGGCGGTGCTTTAGGTGCGGTTGGCTCTCATGCCTTTGATTATATTAACTGGTTATTCGGGGGAGTCAATCGGCTATGTGCGGTCTTATCTACAGCGATTCCTGAACGTCGGGATCCGAAAGAAGATGGAAAACTCAAGCCCGTCGATTCTGATGATACCTGCTTATTAATGCTAGAGTTAGCGGATGGCACCCCCTGTCAGTTAACCATTAGTTCGGTCGCGTATCAAGGGCGCGGACATTGGCTGGAAATTTACGGCGATCGCGCAACCGTCGTCCTTGGTAGTGGTAACCTAAAAGATTATATCCATGGTTTCCGGATGCTAGCAGCACCCGCAGGAGAAGAGCTTTCTGAGGTTTTTATTCCCCAACATCTCAGTTTCCCAAAAGTCTATCAAGAAGGGCGCATTGCACCGGTTCTCCGCTTAGTCGATCATTGGGTAAAAGCCATTGAAACCCGACAGCCCATGGTTCCCTCCTTGCGAGAAGGAGTCTATTCCCAGTTACTGATGGATTTAACCCATCAATCTCATGAACAAAAGCGTTGGGTGGATGTCCCTAATTTTGACGCGTTTTTAGGGCGGTAGCACCTCCGATGAAGACGATTGTCTACCAAAGTGTCTGTCCGGATCAAATCCCGGATTGGATACAAACTTGTTTAGAAAGTGTTCGGGCTTGGTGTAATCAGCAAAACTATGACTATACATTAATTGGCGATGAAATTTTTTCCCTTATTCCTCGCTGGTATTGGGAAAAAACCTGCCATCAGAAAGTCATTGCAACCGACTTAGGCAGACTTTTACTCGCCAAACAATTTCTCCAAGAAGGTTATGATCGCGCCATTTGGTTCGATGCGGATGTCTTAATTTTTACCCCAGAATTATTAACAATTCCCATCACCCAAGAGTATGCTTTTGGCAAAGAAGTCTGGGTGCAATATAAAAATAACCAACTGAAAGCTTACCCAAAAATTCACAATGGGATCTGTATTTTCTGTCAAGGGAATAGCTTTTTAGACTTTTATATCCATGCTTGTCAGCGCATTATTCAAAACTTTCAAGGGAAACAAATGGTTCCGCAATTGGTCGGACCAAAATTTCTCAGCGTCCTTCAT
Proteins encoded in this window:
- a CDS encoding DUF2488 family protein, with the protein product MQTYYYVLASQKFLLEEEPFQEVLEERYRYYKEHNKEIDFWLVKQPAFLEAGSFKSVKEKCPQPSVAVISTNVNFINWLKLRLEFVLTGSFQAPSEEIPDPLASLETETTA
- a CDS encoding pyridoxine 5'-phosphate synthase is translated as MTQPQPSVTLGVNIDHIATIRQARRTIEPDPVAAAVLAELGGADGITVHLREDRRHIQDRDVRLLRETVQSHLNLEMAPTEEMVAIALEIKPDYVTIVPEKREEVTTEGGLDVAGDLSRMKQLVEQLQGAGIPVSWFIDPDATQIQAAADTGAKLIELHTGRYAEAKTEQTRETELAQLKQSSDRALSLGLRVNAGHGLTYYNVAPVAAIPGMEELNIGHSIISRAVLVGLERAVREMKSLIKQ
- a CDS encoding Gfo/Idh/MocA family oxidoreductase, whose translation is MSNRPLGVAVVGTGFGQKVHIPVFQIHEETKPVAVYNPSLDKARAIAQENDIPHASNQLDTILSLPDVDAVSISTPPFLHYDMAKAVLNAGKHLLLEKPLNLNAEETRELYHLAQEKGVVAASDFEFRCVPEWQLLAEYLKNDYVGKKRLVKIDWVLGRRANPEGSWSWYAQKEKGGGALGAVGSHAFDYINWLFGGVNRLCAVLSTAIPERRDPKEDGKLKPVDSDDTCLLMLELADGTPCQLTISSVAYQGRGHWLEIYGDRATVVLGSGNLKDYIHGFRMLAAPAGEELSEVFIPQHLSFPKVYQEGRIAPVLRLVDHWVKAIETRQPMVPSLREGVYSQLLMDLTHQSHEQKRWVDVPNFDAFLGR